A DNA window from Methanobrevibacter sp. contains the following coding sequences:
- a CDS encoding elongation factor EF-2 — MSRRDKMIAKIKELMYQPTNIRNIGICAHIDHGKTTLSDNLLAGAGMISEELAGDQRFLDFDEQEQARGITIDAANVSMVHEYHGDEYLINLIDTPGHVDFGGDVTRAMRAVDGAVVVVCAVEGIMPQTETVLRQALREKVKPVLFINKVDRLINEVKLGPEELANKFIGIINEANKLITKMAPKDKKDEWLVKVDDGSVAFGSAYHNWAINIPMMQETGINFKDIIDYCNDENQKELAKKVPLADVLLGMVVEHLPSPEVSQQYRCPNIWDGDIESEAGQTMIHTSPDGPLAVMVTNVSVDKHAGEVATGRVYGGTVEQGTEVFLVGGQARSRVQQVGVFFGPERVPTEKVPAGNIVYITGAKGATAGETICSPENKIVEFEGIEHISEPVVTVAVEAKNTKDLPKLIEVLRQTAKEDPTIHVNINEETGEHLVSGMGELHLEVIGVRINNKGVDINTSEPIVVYRETVAGKTANPVEGKSPNKHNRLYLEVAPLEDSIFAALQNGDIKEGKIKDKEEAQKFIEHGLDKEEARRVWDVYNKSLFINMTRGIQYLDEIKELVIEGFESALEEGPVANEIAMGMKFTLVDAKLHEDAVHRGPAQILPAIRNAIKGGMMMADPTLLEPVQKVFINTPTDYMGSVTKEILNRRGQIIDMPTEGDMVNVEAKVPVAEMFGFAGEIRSATQGRCLWSTENSGFERLPRELQSQIIRQIRERKGLSPEPFGPDHYLG, encoded by the coding sequence TTGAGTAGACGAGACAAAATGATTGCAAAAATCAAAGAATTGATGTATCAACCTACAAATATCAGAAACATCGGTATTTGTGCACACATTGACCACGGAAAGACTACCTTATCCGACAACCTCTTGGCAGGTGCGGGAATGATTTCCGAAGAGCTTGCTGGAGATCAAAGATTCTTGGATTTTGACGAACAAGAACAAGCTCGTGGTATTACCATTGACGCTGCAAACGTATCTATGGTACACGAATACCATGGTGACGAATATCTTATTAACTTAATTGACACTCCTGGTCACGTTGACTTCGGTGGAGACGTAACTCGTGCAATGAGAGCTGTAGACGGTGCAGTAGTAGTTGTATGTGCAGTTGAAGGTATCATGCCTCAAACTGAAACTGTACTCAGACAAGCTTTAAGAGAAAAAGTTAAACCAGTATTGTTCATTAACAAAGTAGACAGATTAATCAACGAAGTAAAATTAGGACCAGAAGAATTGGCAAACAAATTTATCGGCATCATCAATGAAGCTAACAAATTAATCACTAAAATGGCTCCTAAAGACAAAAAGGACGAATGGCTTGTAAAAGTGGATGACGGTAGTGTAGCATTCGGTTCAGCATACCACAATTGGGCTATCAACATTCCTATGATGCAAGAAACCGGAATCAACTTCAAAGACATCATTGATTACTGTAATGATGAAAACCAAAAGGAATTAGCTAAAAAAGTACCTTTAGCTGATGTATTATTAGGTATGGTAGTAGAACACTTACCTTCTCCTGAAGTTTCCCAACAATACAGATGTCCTAACATTTGGGATGGAGACATTGAAAGTGAAGCTGGTCAAACCATGATTCACACTAGTCCTGACGGACCTTTAGCTGTAATGGTCACTAACGTATCTGTAGACAAGCACGCTGGTGAAGTAGCTACCGGTAGAGTATATGGTGGTACTGTAGAACAAGGTACTGAAGTGTTCTTGGTAGGAGGTCAAGCCAGATCAAGAGTACAGCAAGTAGGTGTTTTCTTCGGTCCTGAAAGAGTTCCTACCGAAAAGGTTCCTGCTGGTAACATTGTTTACATTACCGGTGCAAAAGGAGCTACCGCAGGTGAAACCATCTGTTCCCCTGAAAACAAGATTGTAGAGTTCGAAGGAATCGAACACATCTCCGAACCTGTAGTTACTGTAGCTGTAGAAGCTAAAAACACTAAGGACTTACCAAAACTCATTGAAGTATTAAGACAAACTGCAAAAGAAGACCCTACAATTCACGTTAACATTAACGAAGAAACCGGTGAACACTTAGTTTCCGGTATGGGGGAGCTTCACTTGGAAGTTATCGGTGTAAGAATCAACAACAAAGGTGTAGATATCAACACTTCCGAACCTATTGTTGTATACAGAGAAACCGTTGCAGGAAAAACTGCAAATCCTGTAGAAGGTAAATCCCCTAACAAGCATAACAGATTATACCTTGAAGTTGCACCTTTAGAGGATTCAATATTCGCAGCATTGCAAAACGGTGACATCAAGGAAGGTAAGATCAAAGATAAGGAAGAAGCTCAAAAATTCATTGAACATGGCCTTGACAAGGAAGAGGCTAGAAGAGTATGGGATGTTTACAACAAATCCTTATTCATCAACATGACTCGTGGTATTCAATACTTAGATGAAATCAAAGAGCTTGTCATTGAAGGTTTCGAATCTGCACTTGAAGAAGGACCGGTTGCAAACGAGATTGCAATGGGTATGAAATTCACTCTTGTAGATGCAAAACTTCACGAAGACGCAGTTCACAGAGGGCCTGCTCAAATTTTACCTGCTATCCGTAACGCTATTAAGGGTGGTATGATGATGGCTGACCCTACATTGCTTGAACCTGTTCAAAAGGTTTTCATTAACACCCCAACTGACTACATGGGATCAGTTACCAAGGAAATCTTGAATAGAAGAGGTCAAATCATCGACATGCCAACTGAAGGTGACATGGTAAACGTTGAAGCTAAAGTGCCTGTAGCTGAAATGTTTGGTTTTGCTGGTGAAATCAGATCTGCAACTCAAGGTAGATGTTTATGGTCTACTGAAAACTCTGGTTTCGAAAGATTACCAAGAGAATTGCAAAGTCAAATTATCAGACAAATCAGAGAAAGAAAAGGATTATCTCCAGAACCATTTGGTCCTGACCACTACTTAGGATAA
- the rpoA2 gene encoding DNA-directed RNA polymerase subunit A'', with amino-acid sequence MKDIEYSKDNSIYLVKSLEEELSEDQYFDVPEAISKVLDVIVKNEIKFPPSYIRDLIRVYIKRELTDDELNELVFKVDEAYERAYIEAGEAVGTVAAQSVGEPGTQMTMRTFHYAGVAELNVTLGLPRLIEIVDARKKISTPTMDIYFEEEYKNDEEFVRKLANKIGKSTINDILSDFNLDYGGMQVIVTLDERKIEDKRLDYDSIIAQVEKIFKKVEIEDDYKLTFRPRNPTIREIRLLADKVRDLQISGTKGIGKVIIRKGDDEWIIHTEGSNLKAIFNEEGIDKARSTTNDIHEIETVLGIEAARNAIVYELNRTLSDQGLTVDIRHIMLVADMMTSEGVVKSIGRHGISGEKSSVLARAAFEETGKHLLHASIRGEMDDLTGIIENIIIGQPIPLGTGSVSVTMKPDVY; translated from the coding sequence ATGAAGGATATTGAATATTCTAAAGACAATTCCATCTACTTAGTCAAATCTCTTGAAGAAGAGCTTAGTGAGGACCAATATTTCGATGTGCCTGAAGCCATTTCAAAAGTTCTAGACGTTATCGTCAAGAATGAAATTAAATTCCCTCCAAGTTATATTAGAGACTTGATAAGAGTTTATATCAAAAGGGAATTAACTGATGATGAGTTAAACGAATTAGTGTTTAAAGTTGATGAGGCTTACGAAAGAGCATATATTGAAGCAGGTGAAGCAGTAGGTACTGTTGCAGCCCAATCTGTAGGGGAACCTGGTACTCAGATGACCATGCGTACTTTCCACTATGCAGGGGTAGCTGAGTTAAACGTAACTCTCGGTCTTCCAAGGTTAATTGAAATTGTAGATGCTAGGAAAAAGATTTCCACACCTACCATGGACATTTACTTTGAAGAGGAATACAAAAACGATGAGGAATTCGTAAGAAAGTTAGCTAATAAAATCGGTAAAAGTACCATCAATGATATCTTATCCGATTTCAATTTGGACTATGGTGGAATGCAAGTCATAGTAACTCTCGATGAGAGAAAAATCGAAGATAAGAGATTGGATTATGACAGCATCATTGCACAAGTCGAAAAGATATTCAAGAAAGTTGAAATCGAGGATGACTACAAGTTAACTTTCAGACCTAGAAATCCTACTATCAGAGAAATCAGACTTTTAGCTGATAAGGTTCGTGACTTGCAGATCAGTGGAACCAAAGGCATTGGTAAGGTCATTATCCGTAAAGGTGATGATGAATGGATTATCCATACTGAAGGTTCCAATCTTAAGGCAATCTTCAATGAGGAAGGTATTGACAAGGCAAGATCAACCACTAATGACATTCACGAAATCGAAACCGTTTTAGGTATTGAAGCTGCTCGTAACGCTATTGTCTACGAATTGAACCGTACCTTATCTGACCAAGGTTTGACTGTAGATATCAGACACATTATGTTGGTTGCTGACATGATGACTTCTGAAGGTGTTGTAAAATCCATTGGAAGACACGGTATCAGTGGTGAAAAATCAAGTGTTCTCGCTCGTGCGGCATTTGAAGAGACTGGTAAGCACTTGCTTCACGCAAGTATCAGGGGAGAAATGGATGATTTGACTGGCATTATTGAAAATATCATTATCGGTCAGCCAATTCCTTTAGGTACTGGTTCAGTAAGTGTTACAATGAAACCAGATGTATATTAA
- a CDS encoding 50S ribosomal protein L30e gives MMDIERGIRVAVDTGDVTLGSEKSIQSLKLGKGRLAVVAANSPKEILEDVEYYANLSEIPFIVYEGTSVDLGSVCGKPFTVATLIINDPGDSTILEAMG, from the coding sequence ATGATGGATATAGAAAGAGGAATAAGAGTTGCAGTAGACACAGGAGATGTCACTCTCGGCTCAGAAAAATCTATTCAATCTTTAAAATTAGGTAAAGGTAGACTTGCAGTTGTTGCAGCTAACAGTCCTAAAGAAATTTTAGAAGATGTGGAATACTACGCAAATCTCTCTGAAATTCCTTTCATAGTATATGAAGGTACTAGTGTAGACTTAGGCTCTGTTTGTGGTAAACCATTTACTGTTGCTACTTTAATCATAAACGATCCAGGAGATTCTACTATCTTAGAAGCAATGGGGTAG
- a CDS encoding 30S ribosomal protein S12, producing the protein MPGLFAAKKLKKNRQNFKWKDVDYKRRALRLDVKADPLEGAPQARGIVIEKVGIEAKQPNSAIRKCVRVQLIKNGKQLTAFAPGDGAIGFIDEHDEVMIEGIGGPSGRSMGDIPGVRWKVSKVNNVALSEMVSGKIDKPVR; encoded by the coding sequence ATGCCAGGACTTTTTGCAGCTAAAAAGCTTAAAAAGAATAGACAAAATTTTAAATGGAAAGACGTAGACTACAAAAGAAGAGCATTACGTTTAGATGTAAAAGCAGACCCTCTTGAAGGGGCACCTCAAGCTAGAGGAATCGTTATCGAAAAAGTAGGAATTGAAGCAAAGCAACCTAACTCTGCTATTCGTAAATGTGTTCGTGTTCAATTGATCAAAAACGGTAAACAATTAACTGCATTCGCACCAGGTGACGGTGCAATCGGTTTTATCGATGAGCACGATGAAGTTATGATTGAAGGTATCGGTGGACCATCTGGAAGATCCATGGGTGACATTCCAGGAGTTCGTTGGAAAGTAAGTAAAGTTAACAATGTTGCTTTATCCGAAATGGTAAGCGGAAAAATTGATAAACCAGTAAGATAA
- a CDS encoding DNA-directed RNA polymerase subunit A', whose product MKGIIKKIDRINFGLMSPEQIREMSVVKIERPDTYDEDGYPIESGLMDSRLGVIDPSLKCRTCGEKGGECQGHFGMIELARPVIHVGFGDDIHKILRSTCSECGRVLLDEDEIEDFTERMEELHEAGESVEELVKEVYKICKDKKTKEVCPHCGAEQEDIKIVKPIDIIEVRKQYDENGELITDDNGVPVTEDYDLTASEVREKLQRIPDEDSYVLGVNPEVARPEWMVLTVLPVPPVTVRPSITLDTGERSEDDLTHKLVDILRINQRLIENMDAGAPQLIVEDLWKLLQYHVTTYFDNEASGVPPARHRSGRPLKTLAQRLKGKEGRFRSNLSGKRVNFSARTVISPDPNISINEVGVPEMIAKEVTVPTYVNEWNVEELKEAIMNGPNVHPGANYVKKTINGKEMKVRVLEDNRELVAENLEYGDIVMRHLKDGDIVLFNRQPSLHRMSMMAHEVRVLPYKTFRLNLCVCPPYNADFDGDEMNMHVFQTDESRAEAKSLMRVQEHILSPRFGGPIIGAIHDHISGAYLLTRDGFTVPEDDAFQMIRKSHLLNNEYVDKKHLKRKNRDWTGKELFSLLLPDDLNMNYKAEICRKCETCLKEDCQYDAFVVIKDGQLTHGAIDEAAYGSFSGKILDTIVKEYGPSRAKEFLDRSTDLAICGIMKTGITTGTNDEEIPEEAIEVIDAHLDKAEQEVDKLIATYEEGLLQPLPGRSAEETLEMRIVQVLGEARDTAGEIAEGYLTMGKQSPDDSYDYMMAVENHSVVMARTGARASMLNLAQITACVGQQSVRGGRITRGYLARPLPHFRKHELGARAKGFVHSSYKEGLDPVEFFFHAMGGREGLVDTAIRTAQSGYMQRRLVNALEDLNVESNGLVTDNKGQVIQSVFGEEGIDPAKSDFGHVANLDKLIDEMRIKNNMSKSAKNAEKGMEKA is encoded by the coding sequence TTGAAAGGAATTATTAAAAAAATTGATAGAATTAATTTTGGATTAATGTCACCGGAACAGATTAGGGAAATGTCCGTTGTTAAAATAGAAAGGCCGGACACTTACGATGAGGACGGTTATCCTATTGAATCAGGATTGATGGATTCTCGCCTTGGTGTTATTGATCCTAGTTTAAAATGCCGCACATGCGGTGAAAAAGGTGGGGAATGTCAAGGTCACTTCGGTATGATTGAGCTTGCAAGACCTGTCATCCATGTCGGTTTCGGGGATGACATTCACAAAATCCTACGGTCCACCTGCAGCGAATGTGGACGTGTGCTCTTGGATGAAGATGAAATCGAAGATTTCACCGAAAGAATGGAAGAACTCCACGAAGCAGGAGAAAGTGTGGAAGAACTTGTAAAAGAAGTATATAAAATCTGTAAGGATAAAAAGACCAAAGAGGTATGTCCTCACTGTGGTGCAGAACAGGAAGACATCAAGATTGTCAAGCCAATCGATATCATTGAAGTTCGCAAACAATATGATGAAAATGGAGAACTCATCACTGATGACAATGGTGTTCCAGTAACAGAAGACTATGACTTAACCGCATCTGAAGTACGTGAAAAGCTTCAACGCATTCCAGATGAAGACTCCTATGTCTTAGGAGTAAACCCTGAAGTAGCACGTCCAGAATGGATGGTATTAACTGTACTTCCTGTCCCTCCTGTAACTGTAAGACCTTCAATCACCCTTGATACCGGTGAAAGATCCGAAGACGACTTAACACACAAGCTTGTTGATATCTTAAGAATCAACCAAAGATTGATTGAGAACATGGATGCCGGTGCTCCACAACTTATTGTAGAGGACCTTTGGAAATTACTTCAATACCATGTAACCACCTACTTTGACAATGAAGCAAGTGGTGTACCTCCTGCAAGACACAGAAGCGGAAGGCCATTAAAAACATTAGCTCAAAGATTAAAAGGTAAGGAAGGAAGATTCAGAAGCAACCTATCAGGTAAACGTGTAAATTTCTCAGCACGTACCGTAATCTCACCTGACCCAAACATCAGTATCAATGAAGTCGGTGTTCCTGAAATGATTGCAAAGGAAGTAACCGTACCTACCTATGTAAATGAATGGAACGTTGAAGAGCTAAAAGAAGCTATTATGAATGGTCCAAATGTCCATCCTGGAGCTAACTATGTTAAAAAGACCATCAATGGCAAAGAGATGAAGGTCAGAGTCTTAGAGGATAACAGAGAATTAGTCGCTGAAAACCTTGAATATGGTGATATCGTAATGAGACATCTTAAGGATGGAGATATTGTTTTATTCAACCGTCAGCCTTCCCTTCACAGAATGAGTATGATGGCTCACGAAGTAAGAGTATTGCCTTACAAGACATTCAGATTAAACCTTTGTGTATGTCCTCCATACAATGCGGACTTTGACGGAGACGAAATGAACATGCACGTTTTCCAAACCGACGAATCCCGTGCCGAAGCGAAATCCTTGATGAGAGTACAGGAACACATCTTGTCTCCAAGGTTTGGTGGACCGATCATCGGTGCTATTCACGACCACATCAGTGGAGCATACCTTTTAACTCGTGACGGATTCACAGTTCCAGAAGATGACGCTTTCCAAATGATTAGAAAATCACATCTTCTTAACAATGAGTATGTTGATAAGAAACACTTGAAACGTAAAAATCGTGATTGGACCGGTAAGGAATTATTCAGCTTGCTCTTACCAGATGACCTTAACATGAACTATAAGGCTGAAATCTGCAGAAAATGTGAAACCTGTCTTAAGGAAGACTGCCAATACGATGCATTCGTAGTAATCAAAGACGGTCAATTGACCCATGGTGCTATTGACGAAGCTGCATACGGTTCCTTCTCAGGTAAGATTTTGGATACAATCGTTAAGGAATATGGTCCATCCCGTGCAAAAGAGTTCTTGGACAGATCCACTGACCTTGCTATCTGCGGAATCATGAAAACAGGTATTACCACTGGTACCAACGATGAAGAGATTCCAGAAGAAGCTATTGAGGTTATTGATGCTCACTTGGATAAGGCTGAACAGGAAGTAGATAAGTTAATTGCTACCTATGAGGAAGGACTTCTCCAACCGTTACCAGGTAGAAGTGCAGAGGAAACCTTGGAAATGCGTATTGTGCAGGTTCTAGGGGAAGCTAGGGACACAGCAGGGGAAATCGCAGAAGGTTACCTTACCATGGGTAAACAATCTCCAGATGACTCCTATGATTATATGATGGCTGTTGAAAACCACTCTGTTGTTATGGCTCGTACCGGTGCAAGGGCATCCATGTTGAACCTTGCTCAGATTACCGCTTGTGTAGGACAGCAATCTGTTCGTGGTGGACGTATTACAAGAGGATACTTGGCTAGACCATTGCCTCACTTCAGAAAGCATGAGTTAGGGGCAAGAGCAAAAGGATTTGTACATTCCAGTTATAAGGAAGGATTGGATCCAGTGGAATTCTTCTTCCACGCAATGGGTGGAAGAGAAGGTCTTGTAGATACAGCTATCCGTACAGCACAATCCGGTTACATGCAAAGAAGACTTGTAAATGCACTTGAAGACTTGAATGTTGAATCAAACGGATTGGTTACCGATAACAAAGGTCAAGTTATTCAAAGTGTATTCGGTGAAGAAGGTATTGATCCGGCAAAAAGTGACTTCGGTCATGTAGCAAACCTAGACAAACTTATTGACGAAATGCGTATTAAAAATAACATGTCTAAATCAGCTAAAAATGCTGAAAAAGGAATGGAGAAAGCTTAA
- a CDS encoding NusA-like transcription termination signal-binding factor, producing MSIKFNANEIRFIALFESMTGAMVKDCILDDENSKVTFVVKNGDMGLAIGKGGSTVTKVKKAVGRGVEIIEHNEDPAQFIKNVLSPAELKSIKIVEKSNDEKIAIVNTDSSNKRIAIGKNGINIERAKLLAKRQHEINNIILK from the coding sequence GTGTCTATTAAATTTAATGCAAATGAAATCCGTTTCATAGCTCTCTTTGAGAGTATGACTGGTGCAATGGTTAAGGATTGCATCCTTGATGATGAAAATTCCAAAGTTACCTTTGTCGTTAAGAATGGGGATATGGGTTTAGCTATTGGTAAAGGCGGAAGCACTGTAACCAAGGTTAAAAAAGCAGTTGGAAGAGGAGTAGAAATCATTGAGCATAACGAAGATCCTGCTCAATTCATTAAGAATGTATTATCCCCTGCTGAACTCAAATCCATTAAAATAGTTGAGAAAAGTAACGATGAAAAGATAGCTATTGTCAATACAGATTCTTCCAATAAAAGAATAGCTATTGGTAAAAATGGTATCAACATCGAAAGAGCAAAATTATTAGCGAAAAGACAACATGAAATAAATAACATTATTTTAAAATAA
- a CDS encoding 30S ribosomal protein S7, with protein sequence MAKLFDKWDLDEVEVEDLGLKRYICLDETIVPHTLGRHVKRQFAKSKVSIVERLMNKIMRTQRNSGKKNKAYNIVKEAFEIINKRTKKNPVQVLVTAIENTSPREETTRIKYGGIGYQVAVDISPQRRVDLSLGFLTRGTLQSAFKNRKSVAECLANELIFASEEDTRSFAIQKKEEKERVAKAAH encoded by the coding sequence ATGGCTAAATTATTTGATAAATGGGACCTTGATGAAGTAGAAGTGGAAGACTTAGGTTTAAAAAGATACATCTGCTTAGATGAAACCATCGTTCCTCATACTTTAGGTAGACATGTAAAAAGACAATTTGCAAAATCCAAAGTTTCCATTGTGGAAAGATTAATGAACAAGATCATGAGAACCCAAAGAAACTCTGGTAAAAAGAACAAAGCTTACAATATTGTAAAGGAAGCTTTTGAGATTATTAACAAAAGAACCAAAAAGAACCCTGTTCAAGTTTTGGTAACTGCTATAGAAAACACTTCCCCACGTGAAGAAACCACCCGTATCAAATACGGTGGTATCGGTTACCAAGTAGCTGTAGACATTTCTCCACAAAGAAGAGTTGACCTTTCTTTAGGATTCTTGACTAGAGGAACTTTACAATCCGCATTCAAAAACAGAAAATCTGTAGCTGAATGTTTGGCAAATGAATTGATCTTTGCTTCTGAAGAAGATACAAGAAGTTTCGCTATACAGAAAAAAGAAGAAAAAGAAAGAGTTGCAAAAGCAGCACACTAA